The following are encoded in a window of Parambassis ranga chromosome 15, fParRan2.1, whole genome shotgun sequence genomic DNA:
- the agt gene encoding angiotensinogen, with the protein MQRLRSPLLALLLCCCCCLSGGQANRVYVHPFHLFAAENVSCETLQPQIIKPLETLPVAPLDIEILTPDIRDPSKMDPQRQNITERTAVLAELMNSLGLRMYQALSSKQQGTNTLLSPVNTYGSLVTFYLGASKRTASSFQLLLGLSSDTDREDCVSLVDGHKVLKTLQGINSLVDDGPKDEITTQVWAFTRQDARLSEDFIQGTQDFSDTSFIRGIDFSKSPEAEQLVNSFVEKTSHGMVKQIVKDVNSSSDLLFITSFIFQGNWRTAFKPEKTSLQEFHVDETTTVMAPLMTHTGQYHYLNDKVRQCTVVKLSLSKRSYMLLVLPHEGASLSDIESKLRTGVMSGWHQKLQEGLLELSLPKFSLSSVTDLHDLLTDMDPEIEAKLLGSQAEFSQLSNIKPFTIDKAVNKVLFEMSEEGAEAQDTRQEEGVPLKLSINRPFFFSVIEGESNAILMLGKITNPTL; encoded by the exons ATGCAGAGACTACGGTCCCCTCTTCTGGCCCTCctactgtgctgctgctgctgcctgtcaggAGGCCAAGCCAACCGAGTCTACGTTCATCCTTTCCATCTTTTTGCTGCCGAGAATGTCAGCTGTGAGACCCTGCAGCCCCAGATCATAAAGCCCCTGGAAACACTTCCAGTGGCCCCCCTTGATATAGAAATTCTGACACCAGACATCAGGGACCCATCAAAGATGGATCCACAAAGGCAGAacatcacagagaggacagcggTCCTGGCAGAGTTGATGAACTCTTTGGGTCTGAGGATGTACCAGGctctcagcagcaaacagcagggcACCAACACCCTTCTCTCTCCAGTCAACACCTACGGATCCCTTGTCACTTTCTACCTGGGGGCCTCCAAGAGAACAGCAAGCTCTTTCCAG CTTCTACTAGGTCTGAGCAGTGACACAGACCGAGAGGACTGTGTGTCCTTAGTGGATGGACACAAGGTCCTTAAAACCTTGCAGGGCATCAACTCTCTGGTGGATGATGGTCCCAAAGACGAAATTACCACCCAGGTCTGGGCCTTTACTCGCCAGGATGCTCGGCTGTCTGAGGACTTTATTCAGGGCACGCAGGACTTCTCTGATACATCATTCATCAGAGGCATAGACTTCTCCAAATCTCCAGAGGCAGAGCAGCTGGTGAACAGCTTTGTGGAGAAGACATCCCATGGAATGGTGAAGCAAATCGTCAAAGATGTGAATTCCAGCAGCGACCTTTTGTTCATCACCTCCTTCATCTTCCAAG GCAACTGGAGGACTGCCTTCAAGCCTGAAAAAACCTCTTTGCAAGAGTTTCATGTGGATGAAACGACCACAGTAATGGCCCCACTGATGACCCACACGGGTCAGTACCACTACCTGAACGACAAG gTGCGGCAGTGTACTGTTGTAAAGTTGTCCCTCAGCAAACGGTCTTACATGTTGCTCGTCCTGCCTCATGAAGGGGCCAGCCTCTCTGACATAGAATCAAAGCTGCGCACTGGCGTCATGTCTGGCTGGCATCAGAAGCTCCAAGAGGG TCTGTTGGAGTTGTCTCTCCCGAAGTTCTCCCTGTCGTCTGTGACTGATCTGCATGATCTGCTGACTGACATGGATCCAGAGATTGAGGCTAAACTGCTTGGTTCCCAGGCTGAGTTTAGCCAGCTCAGCAACATCAAACCCTTCACTATAGATAAG GCTGTCAACAAGGTGCTGTTTGAGATGTCTGAAGAGGGAGCAGAAGCTCAGGACACGAGACAAGAGGAGGGCGTCCCTCTGAAGCTATCCATCAACAGacctttcttcttttctgttataGAAGGAGAATCAAATGCCATCCTCATGCTGGGTAAGATAACCAACCCTACACTCTaa